GGTGGCCGGCGCCACGCCCACCCGTATCAGGATCTGAGGCACGGTGTCGTGTTCCATGCACGACGTGACCATGTCACGGGTAGCGCGGACCTCGGTGATATGGGTTACCGGGCAAGTGGCCAACCCGGCCACCGTGCATTCAAGCAAGACCGCAGAGAGTGCCTCCCCGGCGACCAGCGCGTCAAGGCGGCTGTCGCTGTCGGTGGACAGAAGCAGAATCGTCGAACGGTCTTCTGGGACTTCCGTGCGCCTCTCCTGGTTGTGGGTGACCGGGAACGCCCGTCCGACGTCGACGCGGTCACCTTCGGCCGCCGAGACCAGCGCACTGTACGGGATACCCTCTGATGCCTCGAACGGTGCCGTCCACCACCCTAGTTCGGCGTGGTACTGGGAGTCGTAGAGCCGCAGCGACTCGGCGAGCTGGGATGCGTCTGCCAGGCACTTACGCAGATCCTCGGGCATCACGTCCAGGTGGACGGCGTCGCCGTCGACGGCGTTACGCAGGACAGGCTCGAAGGATTCCCAGTTCATTGGTGCGTTCAATGGCAGTCGGTCGGTGCGGCGCACCAAGATCGCGTCGGCGCGCCGGCGGTGGCCATCGGTCACATAGTCCATCGGGCTGAAGTGAATCGACGCCAGGTGGTTCGGGTCGTTGGGGTTCGGGAACCGGTCGACATGAGACCGCAACCCGGCGGCCGCCATCGCCACCCGAAAATGGTCGAGCGCAGCGCCACAACTGATCAGCGCTTGGCGGCGTGACCGGTCATAGGCCAGGACTCGGTGGGTATCGACGAACAGCTGCAGCTGGCCGCCGTCGAGAACCCATTGCCAAGGTTGGGTGTTGTGCAGTGATGGGGCACGGCACGCTAAGCACACCGCATCCTTGATGACCTTAGTTCCTACGGCCGTGCCAGGCATGTCGACCTCCGATCTCTACCCGCCCTCAAGTGTTCTCCGAACCCGGGTATGGCTAAAGGGCCATTGGTCCTCCGCCCGGCGGCCATTCGGCATCGGCCCGGAGACCTGGCTGGTCAGCGCCGCTCGTTTAGCGAGCTTGCAATACCTTCCAGCACCTCTGGGTGTTTCAGGAACGGCGTGATGATGTCGACCGGCAACGGGAACACCACGGTCGAGTTCTGGTCGGCACCCAATTCCAAGAGCGTTTGCAGGTACCGTAGCTGCAGCGAGGCGGGGTTTTTCGACAGCGTTTCGGCGGCTTCGCGCAGCTCCTCGGAAGCCTGCAACTCGCCGCGGGCGTTGATGACTTTGGCGCGCCGTTCGCGTTCGGCTTCAGCCTCCCGAGCCATGGCACGCTGCATCGACTCGGGAATCTCGACGTCCTTGATCTCGACCACCCGGACTTCGACGCCCCAGGGCTCGGTTTGCTTTTCAATGATGGTGCGAAGGTCGCTGTTGAGGTCTTCGCGATGCGCCAACAGGGTATCCAGGTCGGCGCGGCCGAGCAGCGACCGCAAAGTGGTCTGCGCGATCTGAGAGGTGGCCAGGGCGTAGTTCTCGACCGCCAGAATCGCTTTCAACGGATCAACGACCTGAAACATCACCACCGCGTTGACCCGGGCCGGCACGTTGTCGCGGGTGATCACCTCCTGTGGCGGGATGGTCAATGTCACCACCCGCTGGTCGACCCGAATCATCTTGTCGACCAATGGAATCAAGAACCGCAGCCCGGGCCGGTACAGCGGTCGGATGTGACCCATCCGGAACACTACCCCGCGCTCATACTCGCGCAGCACCGCCAGTGAAAAGAAGCCGAGCACGACGAGTGCCATCAGCACCGCCAGAGCAATCACGAGCACTGCTGCGCTCACTGCGAACTGTCCTCCTTCTGTGCCCAGTTGCCGCCCCACCGAGTGGAATACCGGTCTATCGCAACAGCCGCCTGGTCCTCCAGTCCGGAGCGGTGCGGCAGATACTCCGGTGCATTCGACGGGGTATTCCAAAGGTGCCGCGCCAGGGGTAACCCGCTGAGCGCCACAAGCATGGCGGCACCACCAAGCACCAGGACGTCCATGGGGGTGTGCTGGCCGATCAGCATCGCCAGCGGCATGAGCACCCCGAGCGCTGCGACGAAGCAGGCGATCCCGCGGTGAAACCGACCCGCATCCGAATACGGCCACGGATCGATCTCACGGGTGATCTCGCGGCCGTGATCCGAGGTGGTGCATGTCGCCTTGACCGGACAGCTGTTGCACACCACCGGCGACGCGCGGTACCGCATCACCCGGTGCTGGGGGTCGAACGACGTCGGCCAGAGCCACTGATCTTGCGGGCACACCCAGGCGTCGTGGTCTGGCCGGTACACAAACTTGCCGGTGCGCCACCGTGCGGCATGCCGCGACACCCGCTTGGCCATGGCGTCGAAGCCCCAGCCGATACCGAGCAGGACCAGTGCATATGCGGCTACCAGCCACACCGACGTCGTGGGTGTCACCATCGTCACTCCTTGGCCGGCGCCGCGGATTCGGCTGCCGCGGGCGAGGCTACCTCGGTGTAGAGCGGATGCTCGGGTAACTCCGCGGCGACCGCGCCGGACCGGAAATTGCGCAGGGCCAACCATGCGATGTAGACGAACGGCAGCACACCGCCGACGATGAGGATCACGTCGCCGGGCAGGCGCAGCCACTCCAGCAGCGAATTGCCGGGTCGGGTGATGTAGCCCAGCGACCGCGCCTCGTAGTAGCCGTCGTTGACGGAGTGGTATAGCTGCAGCACGCCGAGTGGCAGCAACGTAGCGAACACCATCCACGCCAGTCCGATGTTCATGCCCCAGAACGACATTCGGGCCCACTTCTCCGGCCATTTGTCGGCGGGGATCATGTAGCGGAACGCGAACATCGCCAGCCCGACGGCCAGCATCCCATAGACGCCCATCATGGCGGCGTGCCCGTGGTTGGCTGTTAGCGCGGTGCCGATCTGATAGTAGGACACGATCGGAAGGTTGATCAGGAATCCGAAGATACCTGCGCCCAGGAAGTTCCAGAACCCGACCGCCACTAAGAACATCACCGCCCAGCGGTGCGGGAACGGCTTGGCGTCACCAGACTGTTGCCGCGATCCCAGCTGCAGGAACGCCCACGCTTCGACGGTCAGGAAGGTCAACGGAATCACTTCGGCGGCCGAGAAGAACGCGCCCAGCGCCATGTGCTCCACCGGGGTACCGGAGAAGTACAGGTGATGCATCGTGCCGATGACACCGCCGGCCGAATACAAGATGATGTCGAGGAAGATCACC
This Mycobacterium xenopi DNA region includes the following protein-coding sequences:
- a CDS encoding Acg family FMN-binding oxidoreductase, whose protein sequence is MPGTAVGTKVIKDAVCLACRAPSLHNTQPWQWVLDGGQLQLFVDTHRVLAYDRSRRQALISCGAALDHFRVAMAAAGLRSHVDRFPNPNDPNHLASIHFSPMDYVTDGHRRRADAILVRRTDRLPLNAPMNWESFEPVLRNAVDGDAVHLDVMPEDLRKCLADASQLAESLRLYDSQYHAELGWWTAPFEASEGIPYSALVSAAEGDRVDVGRAFPVTHNQERRTEVPEDRSTILLLSTDSDSRLDALVAGEALSAVLLECTVAGLATCPVTHITEVRATRDMVTSCMEHDTVPQILIRVGVAPATEQIPPPTPRRPLDEVLLVQR
- a CDS encoding slipin family protein, with the translated sequence MALVVLGFFSLAVLREYERGVVFRMGHIRPLYRPGLRFLIPLVDKMIRVDQRVVTLTIPPQEVITRDNVPARVNAVVMFQVVDPLKAILAVENYALATSQIAQTTLRSLLGRADLDTLLAHREDLNSDLRTIIEKQTEPWGVEVRVVEIKDVEIPESMQRAMAREAEAERERRAKVINARGELQASEELREAAETLSKNPASLQLRYLQTLLELGADQNSTVVFPLPVDIITPFLKHPEVLEGIASSLNERR